A genomic segment from Streptomyces sp. NBC_00654 encodes:
- a CDS encoding ABC transporter permease: MTALTTVPAAVPRPAPRHGPLAGTGALLRLALRRDRLMMPVWVLALGASFSSVATSFSSLYGTAAQRAEMAASMSGNSSFRALYGPIFDDSLGGLVTWRMVGFGAALAAVMSLIIVIRHTREEEETGRQEMLSSAMVGRRAPLTAALLAAVIANAALALVIVGALAGAGVGGAGAVALALSVSGTGVLFACTAGVAAQFTESARPAKGLTAAAIGAAFVLKAAGDSATGDGSSVLTWLSPIGWAENVRAYADERWWVLLVLAAAIGAQAALAYTLAGRRDVGMSFLPTRPGPATGRIATASGLALRLQRGSLAGWTLSFAAVGVIFGGLTAGAADLVGDNEKTRQIFERMGGQSGLTDAFLAAMTGMLGMVAALYIVSSVLRLHGEESAQRAEPVLAGGVGRIAWAAGHLVIAFGGAALIMAVGGLGLALGYGHRLPEILGAALVQLPAIWLLGGLAVLLHGAAPKLASASWGVAGICLAIGWIGPAVDLPRAATNLSPFSHLPKLPGGEMAWTPVLLLTAVAAAVVAAGLVALRRRDIVT; encoded by the coding sequence ATGACCGCCCTCACGACCGTCCCCGCCGCCGTGCCGCGTCCGGCGCCCCGCCACGGCCCGCTCGCCGGGACCGGGGCCCTGCTGCGGCTCGCCCTGCGCCGCGACCGGCTGATGATGCCGGTCTGGGTGCTGGCGCTCGGAGCGTCCTTCTCCTCCGTGGCCACCTCCTTCTCCTCGCTGTACGGGACGGCCGCCCAGCGCGCCGAAATGGCCGCCTCGATGAGCGGCAACAGCTCGTTCCGCGCGCTGTACGGGCCGATCTTCGACGACTCGCTCGGCGGGCTCGTCACCTGGCGCATGGTCGGCTTCGGGGCCGCGCTGGCCGCCGTGATGAGCCTGATCATCGTGATCCGGCACACCCGTGAGGAGGAGGAGACCGGCCGCCAGGAGATGCTCTCCTCCGCCATGGTGGGGCGGCGCGCGCCGCTGACCGCCGCTCTGCTGGCCGCCGTGATCGCCAACGCCGCGCTGGCCCTGGTGATCGTCGGCGCGCTGGCGGGGGCGGGTGTGGGCGGCGCGGGTGCGGTGGCCCTGGCCCTGTCGGTGTCCGGCACCGGTGTGCTCTTCGCCTGCACGGCCGGCGTCGCCGCCCAGTTCACCGAGAGCGCGCGGCCGGCGAAGGGGCTCACGGCGGCGGCGATCGGGGCCGCGTTCGTCCTGAAGGCGGCCGGCGACTCGGCCACGGGCGACGGCTCCTCCGTGCTGACCTGGCTCTCCCCCATCGGCTGGGCGGAGAACGTCCGCGCCTACGCCGACGAGCGCTGGTGGGTCCTGCTGGTCCTGGCCGCTGCGATCGGGGCGCAGGCCGCCCTGGCGTACACGCTGGCGGGCCGGCGCGATGTGGGCATGAGCTTCCTGCCGACGCGCCCCGGTCCGGCCACCGGGCGGATCGCCACGGCGTCCGGTCTGGCACTGCGGCTCCAGCGCGGTTCGCTGGCCGGCTGGACACTCTCCTTCGCCGCGGTCGGCGTGATCTTCGGCGGGCTGACCGCCGGCGCGGCGGACCTGGTCGGCGACAACGAGAAGACGCGGCAGATCTTCGAGCGGATGGGCGGCCAGTCCGGGCTGACCGACGCCTTCCTGGCGGCGATGACCGGGATGCTCGGGATGGTGGCCGCGCTCTACATCGTCTCCTCGGTGCTCCGGCTGCACGGCGAGGAGAGCGCCCAGCGCGCCGAACCCGTTCTCGCGGGCGGCGTGGGACGTATCGCCTGGGCCGCCGGACACCTGGTCATCGCCTTCGGCGGGGCCGCGCTCATCATGGCGGTCGGAGGCCTCGGCCTGGCCCTCGGCTACGGCCACCGGCTGCCGGAGATCCTCGGCGCGGCCCTGGTCCAGCTGCCCGCGATCTGGCTGCTCGGCGGTCTCGCGGTCCTGCTCCACGGGGCCGCGCCGAAGCTGGCATCGGCCTCGTGGGGCGTCGCCGGGATCTGCCTGGCGATCGGCTGGATCGGCCCGGCGGTGGACCTGCCCCGGGCGGCGACGAACCTCTCCCCGTTCAGCCATCTGCCGAAGCTGCCGGGCGGGGAGATGGCCTGGACCCCGGTGCTGCTGCTGACCGCGGTCGCGGCGGCCGTGGTCGCGGCGGGGCTGGTGGCGCTGCGACGCCGCGACATAGTGACCTGA